In Bacteroidales bacterium, the following are encoded in one genomic region:
- a CDS encoding head GIN domain-containing protein, translated as MKRIFMIGLGAVLAINCSLAQVSQERDVMPFKAIENRSSVDLIIYQGSSPRVVIETDEGVMDKVETWVENGILLIELERCPVSIKTLKAYITVAGLEKLHINGSGDCLTETLLEVPHLEVKVNGSGDTHLNLNVEALDLRINGSGDVEVYGTALTTNIGINGSGDVDFHSDAMAECTVKLTGSGDVELSGTVGNLTIKQVSSGDVDAGDLKSDVCSVEKTGSGDTSVWVDGDLSVSSSGSGDVYYKGQASVKSISVTGSGEVHRIR; from the coding sequence ATGAAAAGAATTTTTATGATAGGATTGGGAGCTGTTTTAGCGATCAACTGCAGTCTCGCACAGGTATCGCAGGAAAGGGATGTCATGCCTTTCAAGGCAATTGAGAACAGGAGCTCGGTCGACCTGATCATTTATCAGGGATCTTCGCCACGTGTTGTCATTGAGACGGACGAGGGTGTTATGGACAAGGTTGAAACCTGGGTTGAGAATGGCATCCTGCTGATCGAGCTGGAGCGGTGCCCGGTGAGCATAAAAACCCTCAAAGCCTACATCACGGTCGCCGGCCTGGAAAAATTACATATCAACGGATCGGGTGATTGCCTGACGGAAACCCTGCTCGAAGTGCCTCACCTTGAAGTTAAAGTCAATGGTTCAGGCGATACACACCTGAATCTGAACGTTGAGGCGCTTGACCTGCGCATCAACGGATCCGGGGATGTGGAGGTGTATGGCACTGCTTTGACGACCAATATTGGGATCAACGGATCGGGCGATGTTGACTTTCACAGCGACGCCATGGCGGAATGTACGGTGAAACTCACCGGTTCAGGCGATGTTGAACTTTCGGGAACGGTAGGCAACCTCACCATCAAACAGGTCAGCTCAGGTGATGTGGATGCCGGGGATCTGAAGTCCGATGTTTGTTCCGTCGAGAAAACCGGCTCCGGGGATACCAGTGTCTGGGTCGACGGTGATCTTTCGGTATCATCCAGCGGTTCAGGAGATGTATATTACAAGGGTCAGGCCAGCGTAAAGTCCATATCAGTGACAGGTTCGGGGGAAGTTCACAGGATCAGGTAA